One Eubacteriales bacterium mix99 genomic window carries:
- a CDS encoding IS30 family transposase, which yields MKRQLLHDNTHLSLEDRKIIQVGIENNSTKSSIARTIGKDATTVAKEIRKHRRFKPRNPFNHPIVCTKMRTCPTKPCVKKCAFYEEPICNRRDKSPGACNKCKDSPGCHLDKYYYNAVSADKKYHDDLVETREGVNLTTGECDSIAQILVPLLKKGQSIHQILSAHPEVKQCERTLYNYIESGIFKEYGVDNFSLKEQVNRKQFRQKYKKRKAPANYEGRKYADYLHFLSENPETPTVEMDTVYNSQEGPYIQTFLFPKTAFMIGFLHPHKTSESMAKSIDWLQEKLGAEQFSKLFPVLLTDRGPEFEMHRLFELNPSGNSRLSIFYCDPMQSCQKPHVENNHNYVRDIIPNSYPLSGLTQESIDLMFSHINSAPRKSLGDKTPFEVFCFLYGKDVPKVLNIREIDRDDVVLKPELIFAK from the coding sequence ATGAAGAGACAACTGCTTCATGACAATACTCATCTATCTTTGGAGGACAGAAAGATCATCCAGGTTGGAATTGAAAACAATTCCACCAAATCATCCATTGCACGGACCATCGGAAAAGATGCCACCACCGTCGCAAAGGAAATCAGGAAGCACCGCAGATTTAAACCCCGCAATCCGTTTAATCATCCCATTGTGTGCACCAAAATGCGCACCTGCCCAACAAAGCCCTGCGTTAAAAAATGCGCCTTCTATGAAGAGCCCATATGTAATCGCCGTGACAAATCTCCGGGAGCCTGCAACAAATGCAAGGACAGCCCCGGATGCCATCTCGATAAGTATTACTACAACGCGGTATCCGCTGATAAGAAATACCACGATGATCTTGTCGAGACCCGCGAGGGCGTCAACCTCACAACCGGAGAGTGTGACTCCATTGCCCAAATCCTTGTTCCCCTGCTTAAGAAAGGGCAGTCCATTCATCAGATCCTTTCCGCGCACCCAGAGGTAAAACAGTGTGAAAGGACATTGTATAATTACATTGAAAGCGGAATCTTCAAAGAGTATGGCGTAGACAACTTTTCCCTCAAGGAACAGGTCAATCGCAAACAGTTCCGGCAAAAATACAAAAAACGTAAGGCCCCGGCGAACTATGAAGGACGGAAATACGCCGATTATCTGCACTTCCTGTCTGAAAATCCGGAAACGCCAACAGTGGAAATGGATACCGTCTACAATAGTCAGGAAGGGCCTTACATTCAGACTTTCCTGTTCCCCAAAACTGCTTTCATGATTGGGTTCCTGCACCCGCATAAAACCAGTGAGAGCATGGCGAAAAGCATCGACTGGCTTCAGGAAAAGCTTGGAGCGGAACAATTCTCCAAACTATTTCCTGTCTTGCTCACAGACCGTGGGCCCGAATTTGAGATGCACCGACTTTTTGAGTTGAATCCATCCGGCAATTCGCGGCTTAGCATATTCTATTGCGACCCTATGCAATCATGCCAAAAGCCACATGTCGAAAACAACCACAACTACGTGCGTGATATCATCCCGAACTCTTATCCCCTCAGCGGTCTAACGCAGGAAAGCATTGATCTTATGTTTTCCCACATTAATTCGGCACCCCGAAAGTCCCTTGGTGATAAAACGCCTTTTGAGGTCTTTTGCTTTCTTTACGGTAAGGACGTGCCGAAGGTTCTGAACATAAGAGAAATAGATCGTGATGATGTAGTGCTGAAACCGGAACTTATTTTCGCAAAATAG
- a CDS encoding IS66 family transposase, whose product MGTNYEKVFYRDYEQLYQRNEKLAAELRALKYNYNLLTNRYKTLEKQKKDLDEQNSLKDVVIIDLTKEADRLKALLNIDGTNSGLPTSQTPISKKKVIPNSRKKTGRKIGGQVGHARKKLERFPDSEVDAYVEHVPDKCPECQCTDLEDTGKVIEKDCLDYKVVVTKTRHGFRVKRCLQCGKEVHERIPNDLKEENQYGVQVQAEALMLMNQGNVTLNKIRRMIYGFTEGEIQLSEGYLCKLQKRASQNAWDFCEDLRKEILKQDIVHWDDTVIRINTHRACLRFYGTEKLALYKAHMHKDREGLEEDNILRLLPPTTIVMHDHNKVNYNKEYSFRNAECNQHLLRDLKKVQDNLGHKWAEDLARLLADTDKKREELIRSGVSAFTQEELSRFFWEFNGIMLHAYKENEETGSKYYASDENTLILRILDYKDEYLAWVVNFDIPFTNNLSERSLRGAKTKMKVSGQFQNVKTASFYANIKSYVETCYRHGINEFYALLRLCRGDPFKLEEILNIEEQG is encoded by the coding sequence TTGGGTACGAATTATGAAAAAGTCTTTTACAGGGATTACGAACAGCTATATCAGAGAAACGAAAAACTGGCTGCAGAACTGCGTGCCCTGAAATATAACTACAACCTGCTTACAAACAGGTACAAGACCCTGGAGAAGCAAAAGAAGGATCTTGATGAACAGAATTCCCTGAAGGATGTTGTGATTATCGACCTGACAAAAGAAGCAGATCGGTTGAAGGCTCTTTTGAACATAGACGGGACGAACAGCGGTCTCCCTACCAGCCAGACACCAATAAGCAAGAAAAAGGTGATCCCCAACAGCCGCAAAAAGACGGGGAGAAAAATCGGCGGACAGGTGGGGCATGCCAGAAAGAAACTGGAACGCTTTCCGGACTCCGAAGTTGACGCCTATGTGGAGCATGTACCGGACAAATGTCCGGAATGCCAGTGTACGGACCTGGAGGATACGGGTAAAGTGATAGAAAAGGATTGCCTGGATTACAAAGTGGTCGTTACCAAAACGCGTCACGGGTTTCGGGTAAAACGCTGCCTCCAGTGCGGAAAGGAAGTCCACGAAAGGATCCCGAATGACCTGAAGGAAGAAAATCAGTACGGCGTCCAGGTTCAGGCAGAAGCCCTGATGCTTATGAATCAGGGAAATGTGACTCTGAACAAAATCCGCAGAATGATTTACGGGTTCACGGAAGGCGAAATACAGCTTTCGGAAGGATATCTGTGCAAGCTGCAGAAAAGAGCTTCACAGAATGCCTGGGACTTCTGTGAGGATCTTAGAAAGGAAATATTAAAGCAGGATATCGTCCACTGGGATGACACGGTCATTAGGATCAACACACACAGGGCCTGCCTGAGGTTCTATGGAACGGAGAAACTTGCTCTTTACAAGGCGCACATGCACAAGGACAGGGAAGGGTTGGAAGAAGACAATATCCTCAGGCTGCTTCCTCCCACCACCATTGTGATGCACGACCATAACAAGGTAAACTACAATAAAGAGTATTCTTTCCGGAATGCCGAGTGCAATCAGCATTTGCTGAGAGATCTGAAAAAGGTTCAGGACAATCTCGGGCATAAATGGGCGGAAGATCTGGCCAGGTTGCTTGCCGACACAGACAAGAAAAGAGAAGAATTGATCCGCAGCGGTGTGTCGGCATTTACTCAGGAGGAGCTTTCCAGGTTCTTTTGGGAATTTAATGGCATCATGCTTCATGCCTACAAAGAAAATGAGGAAACGGGTTCAAAGTATTATGCCAGTGATGAGAATACACTGATCCTGCGAATATTGGATTACAAGGATGAATATCTCGCGTGGGTGGTGAATTTTGACATCCCCTTCACCAACAATTTAAGTGAACGAAGCCTGCGGGGTGCAAAGACTAAAATGAAGGTATCCGGGCAGTTTCAAAATGTTAAAACTGCATCGTTCTATGCCAACATCAAATCCTATGTTGAAACATGCTACAGGCATGGAATTAATGAGTTTTATGCACTGCTCCGACTTTGCAGAGGCGATCCATTCAAGTTGGAAGAAATATTGAATATTGAGGAACAAGGCTAG
- a CDS encoding ABC transporter ATP-binding protein, producing MWKELAKSIREYKKPSIETVIWVSIEVIFECIIPFVIAELVNQIKAGCGLNVIARYGIVLVLMAGLSLLFGALAGSTCATASCGLARNLRKDIFYKIQEFSFENIDRFSTSSLVTRLTTDVANIQFAYMMVIRTAIRCPLMLVFSFVMAFIMGGRMALIFLVVAPILGFGLFMVTRKTLPLFQKVFKKYDALNQSIQENVKAMRVVKSYVREDYEKEKLDNAAEEIRQDFTRAERILALNNPLMQFCLYSVMTFVLTFGSYTIITSKGLALDVGQFSAMLNYSFMILNSLMMFSMVFVAITISEESAQRIAETLQEKSTLTDPEQPIDTVRDGSVDFENVSFKYSPEAERMALSDIQMHIRSGETIGIIGGTGSSKSSLVQLIPRLYDATEGVVKVGGVDVRDYDLEALRNQVAVVLQKNILFSGTIRENLRWGNKKATDEEMAEACRMSQAEEFILQFPGQYDTYVEQGGSNLSGGQKQRLCIARALLKKPKILILDDSTSAVDTRTDALIRKALSRYIPETTKIIIAQRTSSVEDADRIIVMEGGTINATGSHEELMATNEIYREIYTSQNKVVKEDVE from the coding sequence ATGTGGAAAGAACTCGCCAAAAGTATAAGGGAATACAAAAAACCATCCATTGAAACCGTTATCTGGGTTTCTATCGAAGTGATATTCGAATGCATCATACCCTTCGTGATCGCCGAGCTGGTGAACCAGATCAAAGCCGGCTGCGGACTGAATGTGATCGCCCGATACGGAATTGTACTTGTCCTGATGGCAGGACTTTCCCTCCTGTTCGGCGCTCTCGCCGGATCCACCTGTGCAACAGCATCCTGTGGACTGGCCAGGAACCTTCGGAAAGATATTTTCTATAAAATACAGGAGTTTTCATTTGAAAATATAGACCGCTTTTCCACTTCCTCCCTGGTGACACGGCTCACCACCGATGTGGCCAACATACAGTTCGCTTACATGATGGTTATCCGGACTGCCATCCGCTGTCCCCTGATGCTGGTTTTTTCCTTTGTCATGGCGTTTATCATGGGCGGCAGAATGGCACTCATTTTTCTCGTTGTGGCGCCTATCCTCGGTTTCGGCCTTTTCATGGTGACTCGTAAAACTTTGCCGCTGTTTCAGAAGGTTTTCAAAAAATACGATGCCCTGAATCAATCGATTCAGGAAAATGTGAAGGCCATGCGTGTCGTAAAATCCTATGTACGCGAAGATTACGAGAAAGAAAAGCTGGATAATGCCGCCGAGGAGATCCGGCAGGATTTTACCCGGGCGGAAAGAATTCTTGCCCTGAACAACCCGCTGATGCAGTTCTGCCTGTATTCGGTGATGACATTTGTCCTGACCTTTGGCTCCTATACCATCATCACCTCAAAAGGTCTTGCACTGGATGTGGGACAGTTTTCTGCCATGCTCAACTACAGCTTCATGATTCTCAACAGTCTGATGATGTTTTCCATGGTATTTGTGGCGATCACCATATCGGAGGAATCTGCACAGAGAATTGCGGAAACTCTTCAGGAAAAAAGTACCCTGACCGATCCGGAACAGCCGATTGACACTGTCCGGGACGGTTCCGTGGACTTTGAAAACGTTAGTTTCAAATATTCCCCGGAAGCCGAACGGATGGCTCTTTCGGATATTCAGATGCATATCCGTTCCGGGGAAACCATCGGCATCATCGGAGGCACCGGATCTTCCAAATCCTCGCTGGTTCAGTTGATTCCCCGCCTGTATGACGCAACGGAAGGAGTCGTAAAAGTAGGCGGTGTGGACGTCCGGGATTATGACCTGGAGGCCCTGCGAAATCAGGTTGCCGTGGTTCTGCAGAAAAACATCCTGTTCTCCGGTACCATCCGGGAAAACCTCCGTTGGGGAAATAAAAAGGCGACCGATGAAGAGATGGCGGAAGCCTGCCGGATGTCCCAGGCAGAAGAATTTATCCTGCAATTCCCGGGCCAGTACGATACCTATGTGGAACAGGGAGGTTCCAACCTTTCCGGTGGGCAGAAACAGCGGCTTTGCATTGCCAGAGCCCTGCTGAAAAAGCCGAAAATATTGATTCTGGACGACTCCACCAGCGCAGTGGATACCCGGACAGATGCGCTGATCCGGAAAGCGCTGAGCCGGTATATCCCGGAAACAACAAAAATAATCATTGCCCAGCGTACTTCCTCCGTCGAAGATGCCGATCGCATTATCGTCATGGAAGGTGGTACCATAAACGCTACCGGCAGCCATGAAGAGCTCATGGCAACGAATGAAATTTACAGGGAAATCTATACATCCCAGAATAAGGTGGTGAAAGAAGATGTGGAATAA
- a CDS encoding ABC transporter ATP-binding protein, translating into MQSTIGRLVKMMFGFYPVMLPVTMACILFNAIISSIPAVFMQKVIAVIEANWKSGNWNAAGRIILPTVGLLVTFYILSLLSGFAFHQMMAIITQGSLKKLRTTMFNKMQDLPIRYFDTNNHGDIMSHYTNDIDTLRQVISQCFPQLLISTVTIITIFSIMIYFCAWLAFVVLAGVALMLLITKKIGGNSARHFFRQQNVIGKEEGYVEEIMNGQKVVKVFCHEEESQADFDRINDLLFTEAEAANKYANTLGPILNNVGNVLYVIVALVGGCLLLFHAPNLSLSGFPLSISVVVPFLNMTKQFTGNINQVSHQINSVVMGLAGAKRIFALLDEPPEADDGYVTLVNAREQNGKIVKCRERTGMWAWKHPHRADGTVTYTKLSGDVRMSHVDFAYEPHKPVLHDITLYAEPGQKVAFVGATGAGKTTITNLLNRFYDIADGKIRYDGININKIKKGDLRRSLGIVLQDTSLFTGTVLDNIRYGKLDATDEECMHAAELVGADDFIRRLPEGYQTPISANGANLSQGQRQLLAISRAAVADPPVMILDEATSSIDTRTEAIVQRGMDALMQGRTVFVIAHRLSTVKNSDVIMVLDHGRIIERGSHEDLIEERGVYYQLYTGAFELE; encoded by the coding sequence ATGCAAAGTACAATCGGACGTCTTGTGAAGATGATGTTTGGGTTCTACCCCGTCATGCTTCCGGTGACCATGGCCTGCATCCTTTTCAATGCAATCATCAGTTCCATTCCTGCGGTATTTATGCAAAAGGTCATCGCAGTCATCGAAGCAAACTGGAAGAGCGGAAACTGGAATGCAGCAGGCAGGATCATCCTTCCGACCGTCGGTTTGCTGGTTACATTTTATATCCTGTCCCTGCTGTCCGGCTTTGCCTTTCATCAAATGATGGCCATTATCACCCAGGGTTCGCTGAAGAAGCTGCGTACCACGATGTTCAACAAAATGCAGGACTTACCTATTCGCTATTTTGATACCAACAATCACGGTGATATCATGAGCCACTATACCAATGACATCGATACGCTCCGTCAGGTGATTTCCCAATGCTTTCCACAGCTTCTGATCTCCACTGTAACTATAATTACGATCTTTTCGATCATGATCTATTTTTGCGCATGGCTGGCCTTTGTCGTGCTGGCAGGAGTTGCGCTGATGCTCCTGATCACAAAAAAAATCGGTGGCAATTCCGCAAGGCATTTCTTCCGGCAGCAGAATGTCATTGGAAAGGAAGAAGGCTATGTGGAAGAGATCATGAACGGACAGAAAGTTGTGAAGGTTTTCTGCCACGAAGAGGAAAGCCAGGCGGATTTTGACCGGATCAATGATTTGCTCTTTACCGAAGCCGAAGCCGCCAACAAATATGCCAACACCCTGGGGCCAATCCTCAATAATGTGGGCAACGTGCTGTATGTCATTGTTGCCCTTGTGGGCGGATGCCTCCTGCTCTTTCATGCACCCAACCTCAGTCTTTCCGGCTTTCCCCTCAGTATCAGCGTTGTCGTTCCGTTTCTGAATATGACGAAGCAGTTTACCGGAAACATCAATCAGGTGTCCCATCAGATCAATTCCGTTGTCATGGGCCTTGCAGGAGCGAAACGGATTTTTGCCCTGCTGGATGAACCGCCCGAAGCCGACGATGGATATGTTACACTGGTCAATGCGCGGGAACAGAACGGAAAAATCGTGAAATGCAGAGAACGGACCGGAATGTGGGCCTGGAAACATCCCCACAGGGCAGACGGAACCGTAACCTACACCAAACTGTCCGGGGACGTAAGGATGTCTCACGTGGATTTTGCATATGAACCGCATAAGCCAGTCCTGCATGACATCACGCTTTATGCGGAACCCGGGCAGAAAGTTGCCTTTGTCGGCGCCACCGGCGCAGGAAAGACAACCATCACCAACCTGCTCAACCGATTCTACGATATCGCAGACGGCAAAATCCGTTACGACGGAATCAATATCAATAAAATTAAAAAAGGGGATCTGCGCCGCTCCCTCGGCATTGTTCTGCAGGACACGAGCCTGTTCACAGGAACGGTTCTGGACAATATCCGCTATGGAAAGCTGGATGCCACGGATGAAGAGTGCATGCACGCCGCAGAACTTGTGGGAGCAGATGATTTTATCCGGCGCCTGCCGGAAGGATACCAGACCCCCATCAGTGCAAACGGGGCCAATCTTTCCCAGGGGCAACGACAGCTGCTGGCTATCTCCCGGGCTGCTGTTGCCGACCCGCCGGTGATGATCCTGGACGAGGCCACCTCCTCCATTGACACGCGTACGGAAGCCATCGTTCAGCGGGGCATGGACGCCCTTATGCAGGGCAGAACCGTATTTGTCATTGCCCACCGGCTGTCCACCGTAAAGAATTCCGATGTCATCATGGTACTGGATCACGGGCGAATCATTGAGCGTGGAAGCCATGAGGATCTGATCGAAGAAAGGGGCGTCTATTATCAGCTTTACACAGGCGCGTTCGAGCTGGAATGA
- a CDS encoding radical SAM protein, protein MNKALGTGIKLAYSYLDSNPRKNIPNLLDWVDRLDRKDAVLSQRKVFRRVIEDKDNNWYKLILSLWDDIDPGVRKTVFMNFILNANMKGGPLQEENRKKYDCNVPWAILMDPTSACNLKCTGCWAAEYGNKLSMDYDTLDSIIEQGKELGVYFYIYSGGEPLVRKKDIIRLCEKHSDCEFLAFTNGTLIDEDFANEMLRVKNFVPAISIEGFEEATDSRRGKGTYQKVIQAMDLLRSKKLAFGASLCYTRANTEVIGSEEFTDFLINQGAKFAWYFTYMPVGVDAVPDLMVTAEQREFMYRQIRKFRNTKELFTMDFWNDGEYVDGCIAGGRRYLHINANGDIEPCAFIHYANCNIHNQTLLEALQSPLFQQYHKGQPFNDNMLRPCPLLDNPNRLREMVKKSGAFSTDFIQPEDIDELSGKCEDTAEKWAGTADRIWSEKHGGTAASECAAGEAEDGEAGKATEKSGSKVS, encoded by the coding sequence ATGAATAAGGCACTTGGTACAGGGATAAAGCTGGCATATTCCTATTTGGATTCCAATCCCAGAAAAAATATTCCAAATCTTCTGGATTGGGTGGATCGTTTGGACCGGAAAGACGCTGTGTTAAGTCAACGGAAAGTTTTTCGAAGAGTGATTGAAGATAAGGATAACAACTGGTACAAATTGATTCTCAGTTTGTGGGACGATATCGACCCCGGGGTCCGGAAGACTGTTTTTATGAACTTTATCCTGAATGCAAATATGAAGGGTGGTCCGCTGCAGGAGGAGAACAGAAAGAAATATGACTGCAATGTCCCGTGGGCAATTCTGATGGATCCCACTTCTGCATGTAATTTAAAATGCACAGGCTGTTGGGCAGCAGAGTATGGCAACAAGCTTTCCATGGACTATGATACCCTGGACAGCATCATTGAGCAGGGGAAAGAGCTTGGCGTTTATTTCTATATCTATTCCGGCGGGGAGCCGCTGGTGCGGAAAAAGGATATTATCCGTCTTTGTGAGAAACACAGCGACTGTGAGTTCCTTGCATTTACCAACGGTACGCTGATTGATGAGGACTTTGCCAACGAGATGCTGCGCGTCAAAAATTTTGTGCCTGCCATCAGCATTGAGGGATTTGAGGAAGCAACGGATTCCAGACGCGGGAAGGGAACCTATCAAAAGGTGATTCAGGCCATGGACCTTCTCCGAAGCAAAAAGCTGGCGTTTGGCGCCTCCCTTTGCTATACAAGAGCCAACACCGAAGTAATCGGCAGTGAGGAATTTACGGATTTCCTGATTAACCAGGGAGCGAAGTTCGCATGGTACTTTACTTATATGCCGGTAGGCGTGGATGCGGTTCCGGATTTGATGGTGACAGCAGAGCAGCGTGAGTTTATGTATCGTCAGATTCGCAAATTCCGCAACACCAAAGAGCTGTTCACCATGGATTTCTGGAACGACGGGGAATATGTGGACGGATGTATCGCCGGTGGACGAAGATATCTGCATATCAATGCAAATGGTGATATTGAACCCTGTGCCTTTATTCATTATGCGAACTGCAATATCCATAATCAAACCTTACTGGAGGCATTGCAATCGCCTTTGTTCCAGCAGTATCACAAGGGTCAGCCTTTCAATGACAACATGCTTCGTCCCTGCCCGCTGCTGGATAACCCGAACCGGCTGAGGGAAATGGTGAAGAAATCCGGAGCCTTTTCCACAGACTTTATTCAGCCGGAAGACATTGACGAGTTGAGTGGAAAATGTGAAGATACGGCGGAGAAATGGGCCGGGACCGCAGATCGTATCTGGAGTGAGAAACATGGCGGCACTGCTGCTTCCGAATGTGCTGCCGGTGAGGCAGAAGATGGAGAGGCAGGGAAGGCAACTGAGAAATCGGGATCGAAGGTATCCTGA
- a CDS encoding VIT1/CCC1 transporter family protein produces MEAGSDKISFRILQQQEVDGAALYERIARLTKEESEWETLQTISREESRHAATFAKYTGCKLKPRHFWLFWNILAARILGYTFIIQKLENGEDQAIEFYRENINAIPELKQILEDEEHHEQELLDMLDEERLHYLGDMVLGMNDALVELTGSLAGYTLAMQNTHVIAMAGLITGVSATLSMAASGYLSSREAGQKDAAKSATYTGTAYLVTVALLIIPYLILPSGSYLWALGITLLIAVTIIAGFNYYISIAKGRPFRRNFLVMAGISLGVATISFVVGLLVKNVLGIDL; encoded by the coding sequence ATGGAAGCAGGATCAGACAAGATTTCTTTTCGGATACTTCAGCAGCAGGAAGTGGACGGAGCAGCTTTATATGAGAGGATTGCCCGGCTTACGAAAGAGGAAAGTGAGTGGGAAACGCTTCAGACCATATCCAGGGAAGAATCCCGACATGCAGCGACCTTTGCGAAGTATACAGGCTGCAAGCTGAAGCCCCGGCATTTCTGGCTGTTTTGGAATATATTAGCTGCCCGGATTCTGGGATATACGTTTATCATTCAGAAATTGGAAAATGGTGAGGATCAGGCAATCGAATTCTATAGGGAGAATATCAATGCCATTCCCGAACTGAAGCAGATTCTGGAGGATGAAGAGCATCATGAGCAGGAGCTGCTGGACATGCTGGATGAGGAACGCCTGCATTATCTGGGGGATATGGTGCTGGGGATGAATGATGCGCTGGTGGAGCTCACCGGCTCTCTGGCAGGATATACCCTGGCCATGCAGAATACGCATGTCATTGCCATGGCGGGATTGATTACGGGCGTGTCTGCGACGCTGTCCATGGCGGCTTCCGGCTATCTTTCCTCCCGTGAGGCAGGACAGAAGGATGCGGCCAAATCCGCTACATATACGGGAACTGCCTATCTGGTGACCGTTGCGCTGCTGATCATTCCCTATCTGATTTTGCCATCCGGCAGCTATCTTTGGGCCCTGGGTATTACGCTGCTGATTGCCGTTACAATTATTGCCGGTTTTAATTATTACATTTCCATTGCCAAAGGCAGGCCATTCCGCCGGAATTTTCTTGTAATGGCCGGGATCAGCCTTGGAGTGGCGACAATTTCCTTTGTGGTTGGTCTGCTCGTGAAAAACGTCCTGGGCATTGATTTATAA
- the nagA gene encoding N-acetylglucosamine-6-phosphate deacetylase, with protein MKTCFVNAKVLTPLQRKDAVVVVENGKIAGVDSRLDPPPDMQVIDAKGCYLSPGFIDIHVHGGGGYSAMTGNPEDVVRMCSAHAQYGTTSILPTTTTAQIPKLKTSMDGVRKAQPVCRDSNILGIHLEGPFLSRNQKGAQNEENILKPTECDYEELLDYWHGIRMMGAAPEVEGCLELGRALEKRNIVPSVAHSDATYDETVKALEYGYCDITHIYSGCSSVIRRNAYRIAGVVEAGLVRDEYTVQMIADLKHLPVALIQLIYKCKGAGRISLITDGLEYAASELKEGTVYRQPGGVETVYEDGVMKLLDRQAFAGSVATCNKLVHNLYKHADIPLLDTVKMATWTPARRIGVADRKGLITEGYDADLLLFDDNIDMKMVMVNGNMLFNRL; from the coding sequence TTGAAAACCTGTTTTGTAAATGCGAAAGTGTTGACACCGCTGCAAAGAAAAGATGCTGTTGTGGTGGTGGAAAATGGAAAGATTGCCGGAGTCGATTCCCGGCTGGATCCGCCTCCCGATATGCAGGTAATCGACGCAAAGGGCTGCTACCTGTCTCCGGGGTTCATTGACATCCATGTACACGGCGGCGGCGGATACAGTGCCATGACCGGCAATCCGGAGGATGTCGTCAGAATGTGCAGCGCACATGCACAGTATGGAACGACTTCGATCCTGCCCACGACCACGACTGCACAGATCCCAAAGCTGAAAACATCTATGGACGGCGTCCGGAAAGCGCAGCCAGTCTGCAGGGACTCCAACATTCTCGGGATCCATCTGGAAGGCCCGTTTCTTTCCAGAAATCAAAAAGGTGCGCAGAACGAAGAGAATATATTGAAGCCCACCGAATGCGACTACGAGGAACTGCTGGATTACTGGCACGGAATCCGAATGATGGGAGCGGCTCCCGAGGTGGAAGGCTGCCTCGAACTGGGCCGTGCCCTGGAAAAGCGCAACATTGTCCCATCTGTGGCCCATTCCGATGCCACCTATGATGAAACCGTGAAAGCCCTGGAATACGGCTACTGTGACATCACGCATATTTACTCCGGCTGTTCCAGCGTCATCCGGAGAAACGCCTATCGGATTGCCGGAGTGGTGGAAGCCGGACTGGTGCGGGATGAATATACCGTTCAGATGATTGCCGATTTAAAACATCTGCCCGTCGCCCTGATTCAACTGATCTATAAATGCAAGGGGGCGGGCCGGATTTCCCTGATCACGGACGGACTGGAATATGCCGCATCCGAATTGAAGGAAGGCACGGTCTACCGTCAGCCGGGCGGTGTGGAGACAGTATATGAAGACGGTGTCATGAAGCTGCTGGACCGGCAGGCTTTTGCAGGGAGCGTGGCCACCTGCAATAAACTGGTACATAATCTTTACAAACATGCAGATATCCCTTTGCTGGACACCGTAAAAATGGCTACTTGGACACCAGCCAGACGAATCGGCGTTGCCGACCGGAAAGGGCTGATCACTGAAGGATACGATGCGGATCTCCTTTTGTTTGACGACAACATTGATATGAAAATGGTAATGGTCAACGGAAACATGCTCTTCAACCGCTTATAG